The following is a genomic window from Solidesulfovibrio sp..
CCGGCCTCCAGCTTCCCGGCCTGCCGCGCCCGGCGCCGGACGTTTCCCGTTGCCGCCCGCGCCGTGGCCGACGGCAACGAACCGTTTGTTTTTTACGTGGAAAAGTGTAAGTGCGACAGAGTCCCGATGCCTTCTTCTGGGGACGTGTTTCGCGCCGGATGCCGTCGTGCGGGAATCGCGGCGCACAGCTTCTGTAATGCCGAAGACGGAGCCGGAGACAATGGGCGATACCAGCCAGAACACGCGCGCGGCGGCCACGGCCCTGAACCGGTGCCGCAAGGCGCTTGGCGGCGTGGAACAAGGACTGTCCGATCTCATGCGGGGGCGCGAGCGGGTTTTTCTCGACCTCGGCAACGACCTCATGCGCCTGGAATCCGGGTGCGAGGGCCTTTCCCAAAACGCCGGGGAACTGGCGGCCTGCTCCTCGGGGCTGGACCTGCACGAGGCCCTGGACCGCTCGGCGGGTGAACTGGCCGCCCTGACCTCGGCCGCCTCGGACGAGGCCGGCCAGGAGAGCCTGCGGGATATCGGCGCCGTGGCCGGCATCATCGAGGAGCTCTCGAGCATCGTCTCGGCCTTCGCCAGGGTCGTCAAGCACCTCTCCATGCTCGGCATCGCCACCCGCATCGAAAGCGCCCGGCTCGGCGGCGACGGCCGCGGCTTTTCCACCCTGGCCGACGACGTGGAAAAGCTCGCCCACCAGATCGTCGAGCACTGCGCCGGCATCGCCGCCAAGGTCGAGGCCTTGCGCGGCCACGTGGCCTCGGCCCGGGAAAGCACGCTGTCCATCATCCGGGCCCAGGAGAAGTGCTTCGAACTCATCTCCCGGGAGCTCACGGCCAATTTCGCCGACCTGGCCGCCATGTCGGAACGTTCGGCGCAGCTGTCCGACGAACTGGCGCGTAGCGCCGCGGCCATCCGGGCCGATATCGGCCAGGCGGTCAGGTCCTTGCAGTTCCACGACATCGTGCGCCAGCAGATCGAGCATGTCGCCCAGGCCCTGTCCGAGGTGAACCGGGAGATCGACGAGGCCCAAACCGAGGACCACGAGGACCTCCTCGACCTGGCCGCCTTCGTGGCCGACGTGCTGGCCCTGCAGGATTCCCAGCTCGACAGCGCGGACACGCATTTCACCGATGCCGCCAACCGCCTGCGCGATTCCTTGAGCTCGCTTGCCGAGCGCATCCGGGGCATCGCCGCGGCCATCGTCGCCACCGTCGGCGAAAAGGCCGGGGACAGCCCCCTGGGCCGCGTCGAGGCCGGCATCGCCACGGTCAAGGGGCAGATGGGGGATTTCGCCGCCCAAGGCGAGGCCCTGGGCGGCATCATGGATTCCGTGGCCGCCACCATCTCCGGCATGGGCGGCACCATCGAGGCCATCGAGGACGTGGGCGCGGAAATCGAACTGATCGCCATAAACGCCAGCATCAAGGCCGCCCATACCGGCACGGCCGGCGCGGCCCTGGGCGTCCTGGCCCTGGCCATCCAGCGCCTGTCGGTCGATGCCCGACGCCTGACCGACGACGTGGCCCGCATCCTCAAGACGATTTTCGAGGCCTCGCGCACGTTGCAGGAGACCGCCAGCCGGCACAACGACCAGTCGGCCTCCCGGCGCGTGGTGGACGAACTCGATGGCGCCCTGGGCGGGACCAGGGCCTGTTCCGAACGCAGCCTGACGCTTTTCGCCGACCTGCGCGACCAAAGCGCCGCCTTGGGCGAGCGGGCGGCCGGCATCGCCCGGGGCATCGATTTCGACAAGGACATCGGGGCGCGGCTGGCGGCCATCCGCCGGACCCTGACCGAACAGGCGGCCGTGGCCGGCGACCACGCCCCTCCCGGCGGCGGCCGCAGCGCCCGGCTGCGCGGCCTCTACGACCGCTACACCATGGAGGCCGAGCGGGCCGTGCACGAGGCGGCCTTCGGCCTGGCCCCGGGGGCGGCGGCGAAACCGGCCGCCGGCCCGGCCGCGGCCACGGACACCGCGGGAGCGTTCGGAGACAATGTCGAACTGTTCTGATGCGCCGCGAGCGCGGCCGTCGGGAGGGGAGGGGGCCCGGCCATGATTTCCCAGGAAGAGGCCCATCGTGCCGCGTTTGTGGAAGAGGCCCGCGACCTGCTGGCCGAGCTGGAAACCTCGCTTCTGGAACTCGAGCGCGCGCCCGACGACCTCGACCTCCTGCACAAGATCTTCCGCGCCCTGCACACGATCAAGGGCTCCGGAGCCATGTTCGGCTTCGACGACATCACCGCCTTCACCCACGACGTGGAAAGCGTCTTCGACCGCTTGCGCAACGGACTTTTTCGGGTCAACCGCCAACTGCTCGACCTGTCGCTGCGGGCCTGCGACCACATCCGCGCCCTGCTGGACATCCCGCCGGGACAGGAGGCCGGGCTGG
Proteins encoded in this region:
- a CDS encoding methyl-accepting chemotaxis protein encodes the protein MGDTSQNTRAAATALNRCRKALGGVEQGLSDLMRGRERVFLDLGNDLMRLESGCEGLSQNAGELAACSSGLDLHEALDRSAGELAALTSAASDEAGQESLRDIGAVAGIIEELSSIVSAFARVVKHLSMLGIATRIESARLGGDGRGFSTLADDVEKLAHQIVEHCAGIAAKVEALRGHVASARESTLSIIRAQEKCFELISRELTANFADLAAMSERSAQLSDELARSAAAIRADIGQAVRSLQFHDIVRQQIEHVAQALSEVNREIDEAQTEDHEDLLDLAAFVADVLALQDSQLDSADTHFTDAANRLRDSLSSLAERIRGIAAAIVATVGEKAGDSPLGRVEAGIATVKGQMGDFAAQGEALGGIMDSVAATISGMGGTIEAIEDVGAEIELIAINASIKAAHTGTAGAALGVLALAIQRLSVDARRLTDDVARILKTIFEASRTLQETASRHNDQSASRRVVDELDGALGGTRACSERSLTLFADLRDQSAALGERAAGIARGIDFDKDIGARLAAIRRTLTEQAAVAGDHAPPGGGRSARLRGLYDRYTMEAERAVHEAAFGLAPGAAAKPAAGPAAATDTAGAFGDNVELF